The following are encoded together in the Culex pipiens pallens isolate TS chromosome 1, TS_CPP_V2, whole genome shotgun sequence genome:
- the LOC120430976 gene encoding proto-oncogene tyrosine-protein kinase ROS isoform X3: MQRILVLLVVVILAGSQSRGQSLTEVELEDDYQVATQELEQHCVHRCPDQCAVGCKLWELALESSCQNVCNKTDQDLLEPKELYCVMGCNDALNRYFRWLKSMIGTPPAPALVADSLTATSLSLEWEVPKWLVQFSHYKNHSPQSYLVQWRYEEVAGDWKFCRNQSMGDNSTIRVDNLQPYTKYRFRVALLLSPHHDEVLISEQSVIILTLAHGPPMSEPKIVRAVAVDYSRISISWEPGPFPNGPVLSYVLQIKDIDPSGYSALKDIPESNSSRYYIYEKLTPGRNYSVSVKMRNPEGEGPPSTTYVQTPPQPLDLDEDIQPTLILGAERSVLSQGSDLLSDPPTDFYRSPHHKIRGTAIHIRKNLIFVSDEAGNIVKAPLLKGAEKNRTIILTPEAGHNFKPTLLSVDWLNDHLYILGQVTVNGLWQISRCDFNGDRMTVAIAGLQRQPIHFEVDPYNGYLFWVIRTFYADAGLFRLDLGDISNGVKHEITPIQLINHHNLGAFAVEHTRFRVLVADQDSNTVLAISLDGKTIENIRNNTQSPRFKQVKAITYANELFYWTNGKEVIAEDLHKKQNLYYHNAYPFALPITYFTICANLSSAQPIPVPVNPPRNVQALLTNKKIKIFWNVPHLLGIKGKGAWQEWMYKLELVAEITGKVVAYPDITGTTFTSMDVELLKPGQEYVIKAAAYTPAGRGPWGTEFRVRTLKDSHERHLLWSGSEGIMRSDVIGDGVETLISRTELEDGVVTDIAWFESILYVVSNSSLVFYNQSESGIGKVRELESVECVTVDWIGRRLYYYNPSQQMIMRSSLHGEQHEPIHNVKNVREIKFDALRGYIYYTSEFSMEAFRLNGKDKHSYYMENDRFTGKVVIGLTLDMDNERVYWIVRSISNSELFSAHMAGTGTGKISSMVTVLSDQSPRGSLTHFSDRLLWLQHDEVVVGDLQGKNLAHIKNQKLSGARAFTIIDPAHHIYPEDVQNINVLPMKVNDSSIRIQGTWKKFSIVWDPVANVNYGKVFYKLTIKVKSRTEIHELSKTSFAFNSAGANFVPAHTEINVTISAFTYWRSSIFSSARLYSPSGKPSPPLRPRVFVKHFQNPIQNSHSIDATFRWSPPKNSNGPIIGYKVHCSYEEDDTVKHVLQGELINGTERIVPNLVHNVSYSFRVQALTSAREGDLTAAQVINTAEDHPIPQALIVTSEHVFLYDFDSQQSTNVVGTSTPINFIVRLDREGKLFWVDENNELFQFYGSSKTKLHTISGPVQSLTIDWIQRVLYWSQLESVGSAIYAFDLNRSDKEAVHLERIVYRAGNMSNLVVSPMDRKLFWTERVPEDVIFVHSFEENKTEEFFDDSFEECPNRTAGITVHPVLTLQTSVDEEARLFWAETGAFRSIGLNSKTCMNFEFEYNPEMHSVAKDGDHFYWLEKDTAFVRMDYGGSIDSEKFDEIRTLLPLRLQYYPERRCLIPLQKEQDYQVKLLQRTEDSLTLLLPKAEVHQNCTIEPSAIRYQIFYEEYRPVQTNETEDCELRNCSLVSSYDRSTTIRGLKPFTKYQFQVKLVNYYQEQIGLTQDLLESPRLGSPTVFSTAAGAPSTPENVSAVAISPTEAVVHWSPPKVKNSDRVWYEIHWQTENIHDGLKNRQQQTFVDFDETLSHLSMNLTRLQPSKAYTIWIRAYSSNTTFSESYQVNIVTFPEPEEIMLQSISSTELSVKWRPHVNISTYKLQYSAMGSKVWETVFETGVNVSSPEDDIFQVTGLQPKTQYRFIVLLFYPNRQDPYMWPSDTKFIYETEADRPSAPGRPIVTQIRQEFYRVIWEAAKDNGAPIQEYALEALVRSPRNTNRVERSAVTAAGSAELEDYGEDDMNNTIPTRVDVSSTDSEEYETFDEHWEQVYNGTEVYWFIPENRPLHKHTFRVRAKNSCGWGPYSGESEPISAPLISGQASSFLIIGVIAASSILLLIFVLICVCACRARAEKEKNKFIDATNTTRIPDVELANLRELPRRGNFIHSNNILYSSGPLTDSEIALLPQIRRDQITMTRFLGCGAFGEVYEGIVKGFGAEAETSVAIKTLRKGATEQEKAEFLQEAHLMSNFKHKHILKLIGICLEFDSLLIVMELMQGGDLLSYLRSNRPTPGVPSSLTLLDLISMCVDVATGCRYLEETHFVHRDLACRNCLVSSPDPKDRVVKIGDFGLARDIYKNDYYRKDGEGLLPVRWMSPESLVDGVYTSQSDIWAFGVLLWEIMTLGQQPYPARNNVEVLHYVRGGGRLGRPQDCPEELYQLMLKCWSYSPEDRPTFRYLLEVLKSLKERTSDSIQITSQFPCKVQNGAIFNRSYLLSDINHNPFMADIKFGSSGSGGAFIITPPTSSSGSGATVMTTTIPKYLELVYDDNHSSNSKCSTGEDVPLTTGLTVALPNCQQTMGETTDNGYEIPIHDIILRQQQSPAGSFKGRTFSSSSTVSNVSTLPASAAGTSGTHQHQPPRIDDCSSLEALLPMNSILTVRLPDEEESLPAQAPSPSVDSGAENNSISGKEQSQQQVSLPAEECKTVM; the protein is encoded by the exons AACAAAACCGACCAGGACCTGCTGGAGCCCAAGGAGCTGTACTGCGTGATGGGCTGTAACGACGCACTAAACCGGTACTTCCGGTGGCTCAAGTCGATGATCGGGACGCCGCCAGCACCGGCGCTGGTCGCCGACAGCTTGACGGCCACGTCCCTCTCGCTCGAGTGGGAAGTTCCGAAGTGGTTGGTGCAGTTTTCGCACTACAAGAACCACAGCCCGCAGAGCTACCTGGTGCAGTGGCGGTACGAGGAGGTCGCCGGCGACTGGAAATTCTGCAGGAACCAGAGTATGGGCGATAACTCGACGATACGGGTCGATAATCTGCAGCCGTACACCAAGTATAGG TTCCGGGTAGCGTTGCTCCTGTCGCCCCACCACGACGAGGTGCTCATCTCGGAGCAGAGCGTCATCATCCTGACGCTGGCGCACGGACCGCCCATGTCCGAGCCAAAAATTGTACGCGCCGTTGCGGTAGACTATTCACGAATCTCCATATCATGGGAACCCGGACCGTTCCCGAACGGTCCGGTCTTGTCATACGTACTACAGATCAAAGACATCGACCCCTCAGGATACAGTGCTCTCAAG GACATCCCGGAGTCGAACTCGTCCCGGTACTACATCTACGAGAAGCTGACCCCCGGACGGAACTACTCCGTTTCGGTGAAGATGCGCAACCCGGAAGGGGAAGGTCCCCCTTCCACGACCTACGTACAGACACCGCCGCAACCGCTGGACCTCGATGAGGACATCCAGCCGACGTTGATTCTCGGAGCGGAACGATCCGTTCTCTCCCAAGGGTCGGACCTGCTGTCGGATCCTCCGACGGACTTTTACCGCAGTCCGCACCACAAGATCCGCGGTACGGCGATCCACATCCGCAAGAACCTGATCTTCGTGTCCGATGAAGCGGGAAACATCGTGAAGGCTCCGCTACTTAAAGGAGCTGAGAAGAACCGAACGATCATTCTAACCCCGGAAGCGGGTCACAACTTCAAGCCTACCTTACTATCGGTAGACTGGCTCAACGACCATCTGTACATCCTCGGTCAAGTCACCGTCAACGGACTGTGGCAAATCTCGCGCTGTGACTTCAACGGAGATCGTATGACGGTAGCGATCGCTGGACTACAGCGACAGCCGATACACTTTGAGGTCGACCCGTACAACGGGTATCTGTTCTGGGTCATTCGTACTTTCTACGCCGATGCCGGCCTCTTCCGGCTCGATCTCGGCGACATCTCAAACGGAGTCAAGCATGAAATCACACCGATACAGTTGATCAACCACCACAACCTGGGCGCCTTCGCCGTTGAACACACCAGATTTCGCGTACTCGTAGCAGATCAGGACAGCAACACCGTGCTGGCGATTTCGCTCGACGGCAAAACCATCGAGAACATCCGCAACAACACGCAGAGTCCGCGCTTCAAGCAGGTCAAGGCGATTACGTACGCCAACGAGCTGTTCTACTGGACCAACGGAAAGGAGGTGATCGCGGAAGATCTGCACAAGAAGCAAAACTTGTACTACCACAATGCGTACCCGTTCGCGCTACCAATCACGTACTTCACAATCTGTGCGAATCTCTCCTCGGCGCAGCCGATCCCAGTTCCGGTTAACCCGCCACGCAACGTCCAAGCTCTGCTGACCAACAAGAAGATCAAGATATTCTGGAACGTGCCGCACCTGCTCGGCATCAAGGGCAAGGGTGCCTGGCAGGAGTGGATGTACAAGCTGGAGCTGGTCGCGGAAATCACGGGCAAGGTGGTAGCATATCCGGACATTACCGGAACCACCTTCACGTCCATGGACGTAGAGCTGCTCAAACCGGGACAAGAGTACGTGATCAAGGCGGCGGCGTACACCCCGGCAGGTCGTGGTCCCTGGGGTACGGAGTTCCGGGTGCGAACGCTCAAGGACAGCCACGAGCGGCATCTGCTTTGGTCAGGCAGTGAAGGAATCATGCGAAGTGACGTGATCGGTGACGGCGTTGAAACGCTGATCAGTCGGACGGAGCTGGAGGACGGGGTTGTGACGGATATCGCGTGGTTCGAGAGTATCTTGTACGTGGTGAGCAACTCGTCGCTGGTGTTCTACAATCAGAGTGAAAGTGGGATTGGGAAGGTTAGGGAACTGGAGTCGGTTGAGTGCGTGACGGTAGACTGGATCGGACGACGACTTTACTACTACAACCCGTCGCAGCAGATGATCATGCGGAGCAGTCTGCACGGTGAACAACACGAACCAATTCATAACGTGAAGAACGTGCGGGAGATCAAGTTTGATGCGCTGCGGGGGTACATCTACTACACATCGGAGTTTTCGATGGAAGCGTTCCGGTTGAACGGGAAAGACAAGCATAGCTACTACATGGAGAACGATCGATTCACTGGAAAGGTGGTGATCGGATTGACTCTCGATATGGATAACGAGCGGGTTTACTGGATCGTACGAAGCATCAGCAACTCGGAACTGTTCAGTGCACACATGGCTGGAACGGGAACCGGGAAGATATCATCGATGGTGACGGTGCTTTCGGATCAGTCCCCACGAGGGTCGTTGACCCACTTTAGCGATCGTCTTCTCTGGCTTCAGCATGATGAGGTTGTCGTAGGAGATCTGCAAGGAAAGAACCTCGCGCACATCAAGAACCAGAAGCTGAGCGGAGCTCGAGCATTCACGATCATCGACCCGGCACATCACATCTATCCGGAAGACGTACAGAACATCAACGTGCTACCGATGAAGGTCAACGACAGCTCGATCCGCATCCAGGGCACCTGGAAAAAGTTCAGCATCGTGTGGGATCCGGTAGCGAACGTCAACTACGGCAAGGTGTTCTATAAGCTGACGATCAAGGTCAAGAGCAGAACCGAAATCCACGAGCTGTCAAAAACATCGTTCGCTTTCAATTCAGCTGGAGCGAACTTCGTTCCAGCGCACACGGAAATCAACGTCACCATCAGCGCCTTCACGTACTGGCGATCGTCAATCTTCTCCAGCGCGCGACTGTACAGTCCTTCGGGAAAGCCATCGCCACCGTTGCGCCCCCGAGTGTTCGTCAAGCACTTCCAGAACCCCATCCAGAACTCGCACAGCATCGACGCAACGTTCCGCTGGTCGCCACCGAAGAACTCCAACGGACCCATCATCGGGTATAAGGTGCACTGCTCGTACGAGGAGGACGACACCGTCAAGCACGTACTGCAGGGTGAGCTGATCAACGGTACCGAGCGGATCGTCCCCAACCTGGTCCACAACGTGAGTTACTCGTTCCGCGTGCAAGCTCTGACGAGTGCTCGCGAAGGTGACTTGACGGCGGCGCAGGTGATCAACACGGCTGAGGATCATCCGATTCCACAGGCACTGATCGTAACCTCGGAACATGTTTTCTTGTACGACTTTGACTCACAGCAGTCGACGAACGTGGTGGGGACATCGACGCCGATCAACTTTATCGTTCGACTGGACAGGGAAGGGAAGCTGTTCTGGGTGGATGAGAATAACGAGCTGTTCCAGTTTTACGGAAGTTCCAAGACGAAGCTGCATACGATCAGCGGACCGGTGCAGTCGTTGACGATCGATTGGATTCAGCGGGTTCTGTACTGGTCCCAGCTGGAGTCGGTGGGTAGCGCAATCTATGCGTTCGATCTGAACCGAAGTGACAAGGAGGCCGTTCATTTGGAGAGGATCGTGTACAGAGCTGGGAATATGAGCAACCTGGTGGTTTCGCCTATGGATCGGAAGCTCTTTTGGACGGAAAGGGTTCCGGAGGATGTCATATTTGTGCACTCGTTTGAGGAGAACAAGACGGAAGAGTTCTTCGACGATAGCTTCGAGGAGTGTCCGAATCGGACGGCTGGGATTACGGTACATCCGGTGCTGACGCTGCAAACGTCGGTAGATGAGGAAGCTCGGCTGTTCTGGGCGGAGACTGGAGCTTTCCGGAGTATCGGACTGAACAGCAAGACGTGCATGAACTTTGAGTTCGAGTACAATCCGGAGATGCACAGTGTGGCGAAGGATGGCGATCACTTTTACTGGCTGGAGAAGGATACGGCGTTTGTGCGGATGGACTATGGGGGCTCGATCGATTCGGAGAAGTTTGATGAGATCAGGACTTTGCTGCCGCTAAGGTTGCAGTATTATCCGGAGAGACGGTGCTTGATTCCACTACAAAAGGAGCAGGATTATCAGGTCAAGTTGCTCCAGCGAACTGAGGACTCACTGACACTGTTGCTGCCTAAGGCAGAAGTGCACCAGAACTGTACGATAGAACCGAGCGCTATTCGGTACCAAATATTCTACGAAGAGTACAGACCCGTTCAAACTAACGAAACTGAAGACTGCGAACTGCGGAACTGCAGCTTGGTGAGCTCGTACGATCGCAGTACGACCATCCGGGGGCTGAAACCGTTCACCAAGTACCAGTTCCAGGTCAAACTAGTCAACTACTACCAGGAACAGATAGGACTGACACAAGACTTGCTGGAAAGTCCGCGGTTGGGATCACCAACGGTGTTCTCCACGGCCGCGGGAGCTCCCTCGACTCCGGAAAATGTAAGTGCCGTGGCGATCAGCCCCACGGAAGCGGTGGTCCACTGGTCACCGCCCAAGGTCAAGAACAGCGATCGAGTCTGGTACGAGATCCACTGGCAGACGGAGAACATCCACGACGGGCTGAAGAACCGCCAGCAGCAGACGTTTGTTG ATTTCGACGAAACACTCAGCCACCTTTCGATGAACCTGACGCGGCTGCAACCGAGCAAGGCGTACACGATCTGGATCCGGGCGTACTCTTCCAATACGACGTTCAGCGAGAGCTACCAGGTGAACATCGTTACGTTCCCCGAACCAGAGGAGATCATGCTTCAGTCCATCTCGTCTACCGAGCTGAGCGTCAAGTGGAGACCGCACGTGAACATCTCGAC GTACAAGCTGCAGTACTCCGCGATGGGAAGCAAGGTTTGGGAAACGGTGTTCGAGACGGGCGTCAACGTCAGCAGTCCGGAGGACGACATCTTCCAAGTGACCGGACTGCAACCCAAGACACAGTATCGCTTCATTGTGCTGCTGTTCTACCCGAACCGCCAGGATCCGTACATGTGGCCATCGGACACCAAGTTTATCTACGAAACCGAAGCCGATCGACCGAGCGCTCCAGGACGACCGATCGTGACCCAGATCCGGCAGGAGTTCTACCGAGTCATCTGGGAAGCGGCAAAGGACAATGGAGCACCGATCCAGGAGTACGCGCTGGAAGCACTGGTGCGATCCCCAAGGAATACAAACCGCGTGGAACGATCAGCGGTGACGGCTGCCGGCAGTGCCGAGCTGGAGGACTACGGCGAAGACGACATGAACAACACGATCCCGACTAGGGTGGACGTTTCGTCGACAGACAGCGAGGAGTACGAAACGTTCGACGAACACTGGGAGCAGGTGTACAACGGAACCGAAGTGTACTGGTTCATCCCGGAGAATCGACCTCTGCACAAACACACCTTCCGGGTGCGGGCAAAGAACTCCTGCGGCTGGGGACCGTACAGCGGCGAAAGCGAACCCATCAGCGCTCCTCTAATCTCCGGCCAAGCCAGCAGCTTCCTAATCATCGGAGTGATCGCTGCTTCGAGCATCCTGCTGCTGATCTTCGTGCTGATATGCGTCTGTG CTTGCCGCGCTCGCGCAGAGAAAGAAAAGAACAAATTTATTGATGCAACCAATACTACTCGCATTCCAGATGTGGAGCTAGCGAACCTCCGCGAGCTGCCCCGCCGGGGCAATTTCATTCACAGCAACAACATCCTGTACAGCTCCGGGCCGCTCACGGACTCGGAGATTGCGCTGCTGCCGCAGATCCGGCGCGATCAG ATCACCATGACCAGATTCCTGGGCTGCGGAGCGTTCGGTGAGGTGTACGAAGGCATTGTCAAGGGGTTCGGTGCCGAAGCGGAGACTAGTGTGGCGATTAAG ACCCTTCGCAAGGGCGCTACCGAGCAGGAGAAGGCCGAGTTCCTGCAGGAAGCACACCTGATGAGCAACTTCAAGCACAAGCACATCCTGAAGCTGATCGGCATCTGTCTGGAGTTCGACTCGCTGCTGATCGTGATGGAGCTGATGCAGGGTGGTGACCTGCTGAGTTACCTCCGCTCGAACCGGCCCACGCCGGGGGTACCATCCTCGTTGACGCTGCTGGATCTGATCAGCATGTGCGTGGACGTTGCGACGGGCTGTCGGTACCTGGAGGAGACGCACTTTGTGCACCGGGACTTGGCTTGCCGGAACTGCTTGGTTTCGTCGCCGGATCCGAAGGATCGCGTGGTGAAGATCGGTGACTTTGGACTGGCGAGGGATATCTACAAGAACGATTACTACCGGAAAGATGGCGAGGGATTGCTTCCGGTGCGGTGGATGTCTCCGGAAAGCTTGGTGGATGGAGTGTACACCTCGCAGTCGGACATCTGGGCGTTTGGAGTACTGCTTTGGGAGATCATGACGCTTGGGCAGCAGCCGTATCCGGCGCGGAACAACGTTGAGGTTTTGCATTACGTCCGGGGTGGTGGTCGACTTGGTCGACCACAGGATTGTCCGGAAGAGCT ATACCAACTAATGCTTAAATGCTGGAGCTACTCACCCGAGGATCGACCAACGTTCCGGTACCTGCTGGAGGTGCTCAAGTCACTGAAGGAGCGCACCAGCGACTCCATCCAGATCACTTCCCAGTTCCCATGCAAGGTGCAAAACG GTGCGATCTTTAACCGATCCTATCTGCTTTCCGACATCAATCACAATCCGTTCATGGCAG ATATTAAATTCGGCAGCAGCGGAAGCGGCGGGGCCTTCATCATAACCCCGCCAACGTCTTCGAGCGGTTCCGGCGCGACGGTCATGACCACGACGATACCAAAGTATCTGGAGCTCGTCTACGACGACAACCACAGTTCCAACAGCAAGTGTTCCACCGGCGAAGACGTTCCGCTGACCACAGGCTTGACCGTGGCGCTGCCAAACTGCCAGCAAACCATGGGTGAGACGACGGACAACGGGTACGAGATCCCGATCCACGATATCATCCTGCGGCAGCAGCAATCCCCGGCCGGAAGCTTCAAGGGTCGAACCTTCTCGAGCTCGTCGACGGTCAGCAACGTTAGTACGTTGCCTGCGTCGGCAGCCGGAACTTCCGGAACCCACCAGCACCAACCCCCTCGGATAGACGACTGCTCCAGTCTGGAGGCACTGCTCCCAATGAACTCGATCCTTACCGTACGGTTACCGGACGAGGAGGAGTCGCTGCCGGCGCAAGCACCGTCACCGTCGGTTGACAGTGGCGCCGAGAACAATAGTATTAGTGGCAAAGAACAATCGCAGCAGCAGGTCAGCTTACCGGCAGAGGAGTGCAAAACGGTTATGTAA